In Lactococcus garvieae subsp. garvieae, the following proteins share a genomic window:
- a CDS encoding DUF3270 domain-containing protein, which yields MELKNLNDFYEKQEYYSYDELHEQESHLTTRVHELTFFLNVASFSVIMAMMVYIFITMTSSLVAVPAALVVGFIVFLVCKKGIKKIVHLLMK from the coding sequence ATGGAATTAAAAAATTTAAACGATTTCTATGAGAAGCAAGAATACTATTCTTATGATGAGCTACATGAACAAGAAAGCCATCTTACAACGCGTGTCCACGAGCTGACTTTCTTTCTCAATGTTGCCAGCTTTTCAGTCATCATGGCCATGATGGTCTATATTTTTATTACAATGACAAGCAGTTTAGTTGCCGTTCCAGCTGCTCTTGTTGTTGGTTTTATCGTTTTCCTTGTTTGCAAAAAAGGAATCAAAAAGATCGTACACCTACTCATGAAATAA
- a CDS encoding putative RNA methyltransferase: MEKAYLYLEKNLESLSCPLCHAPFSLEPYALRCVNKHTFNLNKKGYVNFLQTKADTEHYTKKMFEPRRRLIAAGMYAPVLKEIETALLPGNLLDVGTGEGKFLELLPYQGNKFGFDIAKDGIEMATDLPFSAFLSLADLTRLPFADASISSVLNIFTPSNYKEFNRVLQSEGNIIKIVPDRYYLQELRKVYGFPVNYDNTEVMQRFKQEYPNAVEKELHYSFEIPEALRLDFLEMSPLEWAVSPEIKEAARKNPPTQATIHVQVLIGQK, from the coding sequence ATTGAAAAAGCCTATCTATACTTAGAAAAAAATCTAGAAAGTCTCAGCTGTCCTTTATGTCATGCTCCCTTTTCTTTGGAGCCTTATGCACTACGTTGTGTGAATAAGCATACCTTCAATTTGAATAAAAAAGGATATGTCAACTTTTTACAAACTAAAGCAGATACGGAACATTATACAAAGAAGATGTTTGAACCAAGACGTCGCTTAATCGCGGCTGGAATGTACGCACCTGTACTTAAGGAGATTGAAACAGCCCTTTTACCTGGCAATTTGTTGGATGTGGGTACAGGTGAAGGTAAGTTTTTGGAGTTATTGCCTTATCAAGGAAACAAGTTTGGTTTTGATATTGCCAAGGATGGTATTGAAATGGCGACAGACTTGCCCTTTTCAGCCTTTCTAAGTTTGGCAGATTTGACAAGATTGCCCTTTGCTGACGCTTCTATTTCGAGTGTCTTAAATATTTTTACACCTTCCAACTATAAAGAATTTAACCGGGTGTTACAGTCAGAGGGAAATATCATCAAGATTGTACCTGATCGATATTATCTTCAAGAGCTGCGTAAAGTATATGGCTTTCCTGTTAACTATGACAATACAGAAGTGATGCAACGCTTTAAGCAAGAATATCCCAATGCCGTGGAAAAAGAACTACATTATAGCTTTGAGATTCCTGAGGCACTTCGTTTAGATTTTCTAGAAATGAGTCCTTTAGAATGGGCGGTATCTCCGGAGATAAAAGAAGCAGCGAGGAAAAATCCCCCCACTCAGGCAACGATTCACGTGCAAGTTTTAATCGGACAAAAATAA
- a CDS encoding peptidase U32 family protein has product MIKITTTAESVEQAKALLAAGTDNLYIGEAEYGLRLPTALSYDEIREITALAHEAGKTVTVAVNALMHVDMMAKIKPFLDFLQDIQVDRIAVGDAGVIFVLQRDKYDLPFTYDASTMVTSSRQINFWAGQGAVEAVLARELPKAELEAMTGNLDVPGEVLVYGATVIHQSKRPLVQNYYNFIKTEETGKDRERNLFVSEPKKEDTHYSIFEDNHGTHIFANDDLNMMSELSDLVKMGFDHWKLDGIFTRGADFVAITKLFVEAKNAIEAGNFTADKAFQLEEEVRKLHPAGRTLSHGFYDLDPGKIK; this is encoded by the coding sequence ATGATTAAAATTACTACTACCGCAGAAAGTGTGGAGCAAGCCAAAGCTCTACTTGCTGCTGGAACTGACAACCTTTATATTGGTGAAGCCGAGTATGGGTTACGCTTACCCACAGCGCTTAGCTATGATGAGATTCGTGAGATTACAGCCCTTGCACATGAAGCAGGGAAAACAGTGACTGTTGCTGTAAATGCACTGATGCACGTTGACATGATGGCTAAAATCAAACCCTTCTTAGACTTCCTGCAAGACATTCAAGTAGACCGCATAGCCGTAGGAGATGCAGGCGTTATCTTTGTCCTTCAAAGAGACAAATATGACTTGCCATTTACTTATGATGCTTCTACAATGGTGACTTCAAGCCGCCAAATCAACTTCTGGGCAGGGCAAGGTGCTGTCGAAGCTGTATTGGCACGTGAGCTTCCCAAAGCTGAACTTGAAGCCATGACGGGAAACTTAGATGTACCCGGCGAGGTATTGGTCTATGGCGCAACGGTTATCCATCAAAGTAAACGTCCTTTAGTGCAAAATTACTATAATTTTATTAAGACAGAAGAGACGGGAAAAGATCGTGAACGTAATCTTTTTGTTTCGGAACCTAAAAAGGAAGATACCCACTATAGTATCTTTGAAGACAATCATGGCACACACATTTTTGCTAACGATGATCTTAATATGATGAGTGAGCTCTCGGATCTGGTAAAAATGGGCTTTGACCACTGGAAACTGGATGGTATTTTTACACGCGGTGCGGATTTTGTTGCCATTACGAAGTTGTTTGTTGAAGCGAAAAATGCTATTGAAGCAGGAAATTTCACTGCAGACAAGGCTTTTCAGCTTGAAGAAGAAGTGCGTAAACTTCATCCAGCAGGGCGTACTTTATCACATGGCTTCTATGACTTAGACCCAGGTAAAATTAAATGA
- a CDS encoding copper homeostasis protein CutC, which produces MIIRELCVENFTEIPQAIAAGVERIELCDNLAVGGTTPSYGVIQQAAEFIGDQKTTLAVIIRPRGGNFVYNSYELKIMENDILKAIEAGAQNLVLGALTEDNQIDLEALETLLVASQGLPVTFHMAFDEIEDQYKAIDTLIEAGVEKILMHGDSLDKPLNTEKIADLVKYANGRIAIIIGGGVTVDNFEEYAKLTGTNFVHGTKIIAK; this is translated from the coding sequence ATGATTATTCGTGAACTTTGTGTTGAAAATTTTACTGAAATTCCTCAAGCCATTGCTGCAGGAGTGGAGCGTATCGAACTTTGTGATAACCTTGCTGTGGGTGGGACAACACCGAGCTATGGTGTCATTCAGCAAGCCGCTGAATTTATCGGAGACCAAAAAACTACTCTAGCTGTTATCATCCGCCCACGTGGAGGCAATTTTGTCTATAATTCTTATGAATTAAAAATCATGGAAAATGATATTCTCAAAGCGATTGAAGCTGGTGCACAAAATCTCGTTTTAGGCGCTCTAACAGAAGACAATCAAATTGACCTTGAAGCCCTTGAAACACTTCTGGTGGCCTCTCAAGGCCTTCCTGTAACCTTCCATATGGCCTTTGATGAGATTGAAGACCAATATAAAGCTATTGATACACTCATCGAAGCTGGCGTAGAAAAGATTCTTATGCATGGTGACAGTCTTGACAAACCCCTCAATACCGAAAAAATTGCAGACCTTGTTAAATATGCGAATGGAAGAATTGCTATTATTATTGGCGGAGGTGTAACTGTCGATAACTTTGAAGAATATGCAAAATTGACGGGGACAAATTTTGTCCATGGAACAAAAATCATTGCAAAATAA